In the genome of Nymphaea colorata isolate Beijing-Zhang1983 chromosome 9, ASM883128v2, whole genome shotgun sequence, one region contains:
- the LOC116260910 gene encoding uncharacterized protein LOC116260910, whose product MSCTTTTSSSTNAFLTAQSFPSPQALSDWLRPRLPHDLPTWGVKPGTKNVSNLWLELSHGETVLQDTIPPRRTVNVATVNIRNLAGNVLIESHQELSDGSVRSRCRPLSEKMKAGETIREAAIRAVREELGSVLVSPDGVRVLMDSYSRKIEERDSGSYPGMPSCYILHSVDVIIKESLPEGDFSTQEEDEYAGSGGEVAKGAVVVRKHFWKWVPQQDA is encoded by the coding sequence ATGTcctgcaccaccaccaccagcagctCGACAAACGCCTTCCTCACGGCACAGAGCTTCCCATCCCCTCAAGCCCTCTCCGATTGGCTCAGGCCCAGGCTCCCCCACGACCTACCAACATGGGGAGTCAAGCCTGGCACCAAGAACGTCTCCAACCTCTGGCTTGAGCTGTCCCACGGCGAGACGGTCCTCCAGGACACCATCCCTCCCAGGCGAACCGTCAATGTCGCCACCGTCAACATCCGCAACCTCGCCGGCAACGTCCTGATCGAATCCCACCAGGAGCTCAGCGACGGGAGCGTCCGGAGCCGCTGCCGCCCGCTCTCGGAGAAGATGAAGGCAGGGGAGACGATCCGAGAGGCTGCCATCCGGGCCGTTCGAGAGGAATTGGGCTCTGTCCTTGTCTCCCCAGATGGGGTTCGGGTGCTTATGGACTCGTATTCCAGGAAGATCGAGGAGAGGGACTCCGGCTCCTACCCGGGGATGCCTTCTTGCTACATCTTGCATTCGGTGGATGTCATCATCAAGGAAAGCTTGCCGGAAGGAGACTTCTCCACGCAGGAGGAGGACGAGTATGCCGGGAGCGGCGGCGAGGTTGCAAAGGGCGCCGTTGTCGTCAGAAAGCATTTTTGGAAGTGGGTTCCTCAGCAAGATGCCTAG
- the LOC116260665 gene encoding uncharacterized protein LOC116260665: protein MAEGGESKADEKAPQKEKESDSSSSTTTTTKGKMADKDERPLHLLGQLVCAFLMVLLLLLGITALVVWLVYRPHRPGFNVQAAAVYALNTSGQTTITTSMQFTVAVRNPNKRSDAEYRDLSAFVTYRNQVITVPTPLPDLHQARKSTVIMSPVLGGDYVPISPEVASGLAMAEAYGLASMRWVLQGKLRWKSGVFKGRFNGLYVKCDVVVGLKSGMNGPVPLLGSPDCNVEAYNLKEPPHFIPRPDIPASFSINRITIFKKTLNPIRFFGNSTITLIKKPTFWNRRCRLKVRAKCLLLCHMNLSIAFFFFFKSISHHLSQLQLSIVFSTLIFSQPISLPQPMSNYLIRSPKPCSSKQINHGKLFKKATLFISVIVSIVMIIVIVLFTLHPSKPKFSLQEADIYKMNLSSNHLLSSVMQVTVVAKNPNQRVGIYYDNLEAYVVYRGQQITVHSSFPPFYQGHDDVNVLSSWMSGNSIPVSPSFGDDISIDRSAGKLQMNVKLTGRVRWKVCTWASGHHSLEVDCDAFLAYNANNVSGRYASLIPGSECHSTV, encoded by the exons ATGGCGGAGGGAGGAGAGTCGAAGGCAGATGAGAAAGCACCACAGAAAGAGAAGGAGTctgactcctcctcctccactaCCACGACCACCAAGGGCAAGATGGCAGACAAGGACGAGCGACCGCTGCACCTCCTCGGCCAACTCGTCTGCGCCTTCCTGATGGTGCTCCTCCTCCTGTTGGGAATCACCGCCCTCGTCGTCTGGCTCGTCTACCGCCCCCACCGCCCCGGCTTCAACGTTCAAGCGGCGGCCGTCTACGCGCTCAACACCAGCGGCCAGACCACCATTACCACCAGCATGCAGTTCACCGTCGCGGTCCGCAACCCCAACAAGCGGTCCGACGCGGAGTACCGCGACCTTAGCGCCTTCGTCACCTACCGGAACCAGGTCATCACGGTACCCACGCCGCTGCCGGATCTGCACCAGGCGCGCAAGAGTACAGTCATCATGTCGCCCGTGCTCGGCGGCGATTACGTGCCAATCTCCCCGGAGGTGGCGAGCGGTTTGGCGATGGCGGAGGCCTACGGGCTTGCTTCTATGAGGTGGGTCTTGCAGGGGAAGCTGAGATGGAAGTCCGGCGTGTTCAAGGGTCGGTTCAATGGGCTGTATGTCAAGTGCGATGTGGTGGTTGGCTTGAAGTCTGGAATGAACGGTCCGGTGCCTCTTCTTGGCTCGCCTGATTGCAATGTGGAGGCAT ATAATCTAAAAGAGCCTCCCCACTTTATTCCAAGACCAGATATCCCAGCATCTTTTAGTATAAACCGCATTACTATTTTCAAAAAGACCCTAAATCCCATCAGATTCTTCGGGAATTCAACAATTACGCTAATCAAAAAACCTACTTTTTGGAACCGGAGGTGCCGGTTGAAAGTAAGGGCCAAATGTTTGTTGCTTTGCCATATGAATCTTTCTAtcgctttcttttttttttttaaatctatcAGCCACCATCTCTCTCAACTGCAACTGTCCATTGTTTTCTCCACCTTAATTTTCTCCCAACCCATCTCTCTTCCTCAACCTATGTCAAACTATCTGATAAGATCTCCAAAGCCTTGCTCCAGCAAACAAATCAACCATGGGAAGCTATTCAAGAAGGCCACCCTCTTCATCTCTGTCATCGTCTCCATAGTCATGATCATTGTTATTGTCCTGTTTACTCTGCATCCTTCCAAGCCGAAATTCTCTCTCCAGGAGGCTGACATCTATAAGATGAACCTCTCGAGCAACCATCTTCTCTCCTCAGTCATGCAGGTCACGGTGGTGGCGAAGAACCCGAACCAGAGAGTTGGAATCTACTATGACAATCTTGAAGCTTATGTTGTCTACAGGGGACAGCAGATCACTGTGCACTCATCCTTCCCTCCTTTTTACCAAGGCCACGATGATGTCAACGTTTTGTCTTCGTGGATGTCTGGCAACTCAATTCCGGTATCTCCTTCCTTTGGTGATGACATAAGCATCGATCGGTCGGCCGGAAAACTGCAGATGAATGTAAAGCTGACGGGAAGGGTGAGATGGAAAGTGTGCACCTGGGCTTCTGGTCACCACAGTCTGGAGGTAGATTGCGACGCTTTCTTGGCTTATAACGCAAATAATGTCTCCGGTCGGTATGCCAGCTTGATCCCTGGTTCAGAATGCCACTCAACAGTTTGA
- the LOC116261148 gene encoding uncharacterized protein LOC116261148 has translation MRKLLPNLDREDGLDTVLEVPVPEEIFNPMDGSTKSNSWSNVKTWMKCSQVSAVKPAASLPGAGGGGNSELPLLLNVVGAPLIPLPVQNEQPPNESIKNHPIESSTAKYIVQQYLAATGGLQAMNSVSSMYAIGKVRMTASEFHPGDQSIKARSAGEVGAFVLWAKNPDLWFLELVFFGYKMSAGSDGKVAWRQTPWHQSHALRGPPRPLRRLLQGLDPRTTASLFSNAVCIGEKSINNEGCFILKLEAGAQTLKARSSSSFDIIHHTMWGYFSQRTGLLLQFEDTHLLRMKGKGKGNDSVFWETSMESLIEDYRFVDGVNIAHSGHTVVTLFRYGHSSTGHKTRMEESWTIEEVDFNVWGLSTESFLPPADLKKEDGE, from the exons ATGAGGAAACTGCTCCCAAACCTCGACAGAGAAGATGGACTTGACACAGTCCTTGAGGTTCCCGTTCCAGAGGAGATATTCAACCCAATGGACGGGTCCACGAAATCAAATTCATGGAGCAACGTCAAGACGTGGATGAAATGTTCACAAGTCTCTGCGGTTAAACCGGCAGCATCTCTTCCTGGTGCTGGTGGTGGCGGCAACTCTGAGCTCCCACTTCTCCTCAATGTTGTTGGTGCGCCGTTGATCCCGCTGCCGGTTCAGAACGAGCAACCTCCCAATGAGTCTATAAAAAATCATCCCATC GAATCATCAACTGCCAAGTACATTGTTCAACAGTATCTAGCTGCCACTGGTGGTTTACAGGCAATGAACTCTGTGTCCAGTATGTATGCGATCGGCAAGGTGAGGATGACAGCTTCAGAATTCCATCCAGGAGACCAGTCGATCAAAGCGAGAAGCGCCGGTGAGGTTGGAGCATTTGTCCTCTGGGCCAAGAACCCGGACCTTTGGTTCTTGGAGCTCGTGTTCTTTGGTTACAAGATGAGTGCTGGAAGTGATGGGAAGGTAGCGTGGAGGCAGACACCGTGGCACCAGTCCCATGCACTAAGAGGACCTCCGAGACCTCTCCGCCGCTTGCTACAG GGTCTTGATCCAAGAACCACGGCCAGCCTATTCTCCAACGCGGTCTGCATAGGAGAGAAGTCAATCAACAACGAGGGCTGCTTTATTTTAAAGTTGGAAGCAGGAGCCCAGACACTAAAGGCTCGGAGCAGCAGCAGCTTCGACATAATCCACCACACAATGTGGGGTTATTTCAGCCAAAGAACAGGTCTCCTCCTCCAATTCGAGGACACCCATTTGCTCAGAATGAAAGGGAAGGGGAAAGGGAATGACAGTGTGTTCTGGGAAACAAGCATGGAGTCCTTGATAGAGGACTATAGATTTGTTGATGGGGTGAACATTGCACACAGTGGTCATACCGTGGTCACCCTTTTTAGGTATGGGCACTCTTCCACAGGACACAAAACGAGGATGGAGGAGAGTTGGACAATTGAGGAAGTGGACTTCAACGTATGGGGGTTGTCTACAGAAAGCTTCCTTCCTCCGGCTGACCTCAAGAAAGAGGATGGAGAGTAG
- the LOC116260814 gene encoding histone H4, whose product MSGRGKGGKGLGKGGAKRHRKVLRDNIQGITKPAIRRLARRGGVKRISGLIYEETRGVLKIFLENVIRDAVTYTEHARRKTVTAMDVVYALKRQGRTLYGFGG is encoded by the coding sequence aTGTCTGGAAGAGGAAAGGGTGGGAAGGGTTTGGGAAAGGGAGGAGCCAAGAGGCACAGGAAGGTTCTGAGGGATAACATTCAGGGGATCACCAAGCCCGCCATCCGGCGTCTTGCCCGCAGGGGAGGAGTCAAGCGCATCAGCGGCCTCATCTACGAGGAGACCAGAGGCGTCCTCAAGATCTTCCTCGAGAATGTTATCCGCGACGCCGTCACCTACACCGAGCACGCCAGGAGAAAGACGGTGACCGCCATGGACGTGGTGTATGCGCTCAAGAGGCAGGGCAGGACTCTCTACGGCTTCGGGGGTTAG